Proteins from one Deinococcus sp. AB2017081 genomic window:
- a CDS encoding alpha/beta hydrolase: MKRVVFPLLLGAVLVSPAALTALPISPTTPPESAPVPPSLVSPVPDPAAPIRLPHPLGDAFLLPPVACTPTCPLVVVSHSRGMTADLSLTRPHLMALYARLQNAGYAVLVSNDAGPTTWGAPQALTYLGDMHARATRLFPFDGHTFNFGYSMGGLPALLTAYAGVYPVSGVMLLDAQVDLHDVWRGGNATFMADIAAAHGLRPADPLPPGRDPARDYPGAGSALPVLVAGSDADSAVSFARNGMALYAANTSPESRLLRLAGPHLGGTHFGPALVDPMLDFLSRVRATQLTPGATTPHRTP, translated from the coding sequence ATGAAGCGCGTGGTCTTTCCGCTCCTGCTGGGAGCTGTGCTGGTGTCTCCTGCGGCCCTGACCGCGCTGCCCATCTCCCCCACCACGCCACCCGAGAGTGCGCCGGTGCCGCCCTCCCTGGTGAGTCCAGTGCCTGACCCGGCCGCCCCCATCCGGCTGCCGCACCCCCTGGGAGACGCCTTCCTGCTCCCGCCGGTCGCGTGTACGCCGACGTGCCCGCTGGTGGTCGTGTCGCACTCGCGCGGTATGACGGCCGACCTGAGCCTGACCCGGCCCCACCTGATGGCCCTGTATGCCCGCCTCCAGAACGCCGGATATGCGGTGCTGGTCAGCAACGATGCCGGGCCGACCACGTGGGGCGCCCCACAGGCCCTGACGTATTTGGGCGACATGCATGCCCGCGCCACCCGCCTGTTTCCCTTCGACGGGCACACCTTCAACTTCGGGTACTCCATGGGGGGGCTGCCCGCCCTGCTCACGGCGTATGCCGGCGTGTACCCGGTCTCCGGCGTGATGCTGCTCGACGCCCAGGTGGATCTCCACGACGTGTGGCGCGGCGGTAACGCCACCTTCATGGCCGACATCGCCGCCGCGCATGGCCTGAGGCCGGCCGATCCGCTGCCCCCCGGCCGGGATCCGGCCCGCGACTATCCCGGGGCCGGATCGGCCCTGCCGGTGCTGGTGGCGGGCAGCGACGCCGACTCGGCCGTGTCGTTCGCCCGCAATGGCATGGCGCTGTACGCCGCGAACACGTCGCCCGAGAGCCGTCTGCTGCGGCTGGCCGGGCCCCACCTGGGCGGCACCCACTTCGGCCCGGCGCTGGTCGATCCGATGCTGGACTTCCTGAGCCGCGTACGGGCCACGCAGCTGACTCCAGGCGCGACCACGCCCCACCGCACGCCGTAG
- a CDS encoding iron chaperone codes for MTRKAATPAFSAEERAAMRERAREAKAEAKHAATREEGEQAVLARLAKMTGPDRALGEALHRIITAAAPGLVPRLWYGMPAYAQDGKVVCFYQDAKKFGARYATLGFSDQAKLDDGLMWPTSYALTELSADGEQRITELVRRAVG; via the coding sequence GTGACCCGCAAGGCCGCCACCCCCGCCTTCAGCGCCGAGGAACGCGCCGCCATGAGGGAACGCGCCCGCGAGGCGAAGGCCGAGGCGAAACACGCCGCCACCCGCGAGGAGGGCGAGCAGGCCGTCCTGGCCCGGCTGGCCAAGATGACCGGGCCCGACCGCGCGCTGGGCGAGGCGCTGCACCGCATCATCACCGCCGCCGCGCCCGGGCTGGTGCCCCGGCTGTGGTACGGCATGCCTGCGTACGCGCAGGACGGCAAGGTCGTGTGCTTCTACCAGGACGCGAAGAAATTCGGCGCGCGGTACGCCACGCTGGGCTTCAGCGACCAGGCGAAACTGGACGACGGGCTGATGTGGCCCACGTCCTACGCGCTGACGGAACTGAGCGCGGACGGGGAGCAGAGGATCACGGAGCTGGTGAGACGGGCGGTGGGGTAG
- a CDS encoding XRE family transcriptional regulator gives MTPDVLIWARERSRLDVEAVAHLLRVDANLVEQWENGSSRPTVPQARKLAEIYKRPVAVFFLSSPPKDFSVIEEYRVHRLSENESASKALSLELQSAQETRDNLIDIADEKGDEFLPFKLTSNLDHSIVDTAVKIRSQMGISRSEQINWKSTDIALRHWINSVENLDVLVFQSSKFDVREARGFSIFNEILPIILLNGKDAPAGKIFTLIHELVHLSLVKDNRNIIEYVNQDGNKGKTQDKKIEEFCDNVASEIILPQEMFAKYISDSRQTIDLAFISTIARHFSVSRDMVLLRLRRHHYITFDKYLELKNSLDKEYEAIRLAKIEKSKSSPGAAPPHYMTLRDLGITYTRVVLEALNESVISASTASGLLRLKTKHFDKLSDALMDRMTQVAS, from the coding sequence GTGACCCCAGACGTTTTGATCTGGGCACGTGAGCGGTCACGCCTTGATGTAGAAGCCGTCGCGCATCTCCTACGCGTCGATGCTAATTTGGTTGAACAGTGGGAAAACGGGTCATCTCGACCTACAGTGCCGCAGGCCCGTAAATTAGCCGAAATATACAAAAGACCTGTTGCTGTCTTTTTCTTGTCATCTCCACCGAAAGATTTTTCAGTTATTGAGGAATATAGAGTTCACCGGCTCAGTGAGAATGAATCGGCCTCAAAAGCTCTATCTCTTGAATTGCAATCAGCGCAAGAAACTAGAGATAATCTCATAGATATCGCCGATGAGAAAGGAGATGAGTTTTTACCATTTAAGCTAACATCCAATTTGGATCATAGTATTGTAGATACAGCCGTCAAAATAAGATCTCAAATGGGAATCAGCAGATCTGAGCAGATAAATTGGAAGTCAACAGATATTGCTTTGCGACATTGGATTAATTCGGTTGAAAATCTTGATGTTTTAGTTTTCCAATCGAGCAAGTTCGATGTACGAGAGGCACGAGGATTTTCAATCTTTAATGAGATTCTACCAATAATTCTCCTTAACGGAAAAGATGCTCCTGCTGGAAAGATATTCACACTTATACATGAATTAGTTCATTTATCCTTGGTTAAGGATAATAGAAACATCATTGAATATGTTAACCAAGATGGAAACAAGGGCAAGACACAGGATAAAAAAATAGAAGAATTCTGTGATAACGTAGCAAGTGAAATCATTCTTCCGCAAGAAATGTTTGCAAAATACATTTCAGATTCTAGACAGACAATTGATCTAGCTTTTATATCTACTATAGCGCGGCATTTTTCGGTGAGTAGGGATATGGTTCTTCTAAGACTAAGAAGGCACCATTACATCACTTTCGATAAGTACTTAGAGCTAAAAAACTCTCTTGACAAAGAATATGAAGCGATCAGATTAGCCAAGATAGAAAAATCTAAGAGCTCTCCAGGGGCTGCTCCGCCTCATTATATGACCTTACGCGACCTGGGGATAACTTATACTCGCGTAGTCTTGGAGGCGTTGAATGAATCAGTTATATCAGCTAGCACGGCTTCTGGATTATTAAGACTAAAAACTAAGCACTTCGATAAACTTTCCGACGCGTTGATGGATAGAATGACCCAGGTGGCGTCATAA
- a CDS encoding ArsC/Spx/MgsR family protein, translated as MSDLQVQVFGTRKSRETRAAERFFKERKVKIHFVDLHERPIARGELTRFVQKFGLTALLDLEGKAYERSNLAYLRTTEDGIIAKVIETPELLRLPLVRGGKVLTVGEDVDGWKEMVTG; from the coding sequence ATGTCCGACCTTCAGGTGCAGGTGTTCGGCACGCGCAAGAGCAGGGAGACCCGCGCGGCCGAGCGCTTCTTCAAGGAACGCAAGGTGAAGATCCATTTCGTGGATCTGCACGAGCGGCCGATCGCCCGGGGCGAGCTGACCCGCTTCGTGCAGAAGTTCGGCCTGACCGCCCTGCTCGATCTGGAGGGCAAGGCCTACGAGCGCAGCAACCTCGCGTACCTGCGCACCACCGAGGACGGGATCATCGCCAAAGTCATCGAGACGCCGGAACTGCTGAGGCTGCCACTGGTGCGTGGTGGCAAGGTGCTCACCGTGGGCGAGGACGTGGACGGCTGGAAGGAGATGGTGACGGGCTGA
- a CDS encoding acyltransferase, producing MTVTATDRSTPAPTPAAVPAPAARVVAIDVFRGLAILAVVVHHLAGMGVRYAPEGSAVATALAILNRSLLFVVPAFVFMTALVLTRSALRHFDAGRYYRARAKTALLPYLLWTVLYVLFRFATGQEDAAEWSDPARWVTWVQYGKGYYHLYFLLVVLQFYVVLPLLLPLWRRRWPLWGVVAAAAALQLAVYGLNRVGVLDFAFPATMAVWYIPALTLGMYFGANDGMFETLWARGRGWIVGAAVLGLAWFLPLSLAALQEEPVNTLAFSAANWVYTAAAVLALFGASLALAGVGGRAVPALTALGAISLQVYLLHPALLYLMEQWGFPGHPALFTLTLLAYGVAALVIPVLIARALAGTAVSRWLFGR from the coding sequence ATGACCGTGACCGCCACCGACCGCTCCACCCCTGCGCCCACCCCGGCGGCCGTGCCGGCTCCTGCCGCGCGTGTGGTGGCGATCGATGTGTTCCGTGGACTGGCGATCCTGGCCGTCGTGGTTCACCATCTGGCCGGCATGGGTGTGCGCTACGCGCCCGAGGGGAGCGCCGTGGCGACCGCGCTGGCGATCCTGAACCGCTCCCTGCTGTTCGTGGTGCCCGCCTTCGTGTTCATGACGGCGCTGGTGCTGACCCGCTCGGCGCTGCGTCACTTCGACGCGGGGCGCTACTACCGGGCCCGCGCGAAGACGGCGCTGCTGCCATACCTGCTGTGGACGGTGCTGTATGTGCTGTTCCGCTTTGCCACCGGACAGGAGGACGCCGCCGAGTGGAGCGACCCGGCTCGCTGGGTCACCTGGGTGCAGTACGGCAAGGGCTATTACCACCTGTACTTCCTGCTGGTGGTGCTGCAGTTCTATGTGGTGCTGCCGCTGCTGCTGCCGCTGTGGCGGCGGCGCTGGCCGCTGTGGGGCGTGGTGGCGGCGGCCGCTGCGCTGCAACTCGCGGTGTACGGCCTGAACCGCGTGGGCGTGCTGGACTTCGCGTTCCCGGCCACCATGGCCGTGTGGTACATCCCGGCACTGACCCTGGGCATGTACTTCGGTGCGAACGACGGGATGTTCGAAACGCTGTGGGCGCGTGGGCGCGGCTGGATCGTGGGCGCGGCGGTGCTGGGGCTGGCGTGGTTCCTGCCACTGTCGCTGGCCGCGCTGCAGGAGGAACCGGTGAACACGCTGGCCTTCAGTGCGGCGAACTGGGTCTACACGGCCGCGGCGGTGCTGGCGCTGTTCGGCGCGTCGCTGGCGCTGGCCGGCGTGGGCGGCCGGGCGGTGCCGGCACTGACGGCCCTGGGCGCCATCAGCCTGCAGGTCTACCTGCTGCACCCGGCGCTGCTGTACCTCATGGAGCAGTGGGGCTTTCCCGGGCACCCGGCGCTGTTCACGCTGACGCTGCTTGCTTACGGGGTGGCTGCACTGGTGATCCCGGTGCTGATCGCGCGGGCGCTGGCCGGCACCGCGGTGTCCCGCTGGCTGTTTGGCCGTTAG
- a CDS encoding helix-turn-helix transcriptional regulator, producing MTSPKALESPLSLHDLARLRRVRDRIDREYARPLDVEALAAGVNMSAGHLSRLFRRAYGEPPYAYLMTRRIERAMALLRRGDRSVTDVCFDVGCASLGTFSTRFTELVGVSPSAYRALHAGSPSGLPACVERQVTRPVRNREAPAPARGEH from the coding sequence ATGACGTCACCCAAAGCGCTGGAATCTCCGCTCTCCCTGCATGACCTCGCCCGGCTGCGGCGGGTGCGGGATCGGATCGACCGGGAGTACGCGCGGCCGCTGGACGTGGAGGCGCTCGCCGCCGGGGTGAACATGTCGGCCGGGCACCTGAGCCGGCTGTTCCGCCGGGCGTACGGCGAGCCCCCGTACGCGTACCTCATGACGCGGCGCATCGAGCGGGCCATGGCCCTGCTGCGCCGGGGCGACCGCAGCGTCACGGACGTGTGCTTCGACGTCGGATGCGCGTCACTGGGCACCTTTAGCACGCGCTTTACGGAACTCGTCGGCGTGAGCCCCAGCGCGTACCGTGCCCTGCACGCCGGCTCGCCCTCGGGCCTGCCCGCGTGCGTGGAGCGGCAGGTCACGCGGCCCGTCAGGAATCGAGAAGCGCCCGCCCCCGCCCGTGGTGAACACTGA
- a CDS encoding DUF4411 family protein → MAYCLDSSSLIHAWSRTYPIEHFPSLWANIKNGIDSGLIFVCRDVLLELEKKDDGLHDWLKQNLTESQMLDLDGEVQNQLRIILADYPKFVESRGIRNGADPIVIATSKAHDLTVVSEEQLSLDGKRVKIPNVCQDIGVNCINFMTLIKEVKLRI, encoded by the coding sequence ATGGCTTACTGCTTGGACAGCAGTTCTCTAATACACGCATGGAGCCGGACATACCCGATTGAGCATTTCCCTAGTTTATGGGCTAACATTAAAAATGGTATAGATTCAGGGTTGATTTTTGTATGTAGAGACGTACTCCTAGAGTTGGAAAAGAAAGATGATGGTCTCCACGATTGGCTCAAACAAAACCTCACCGAGTCTCAAATGCTAGATTTAGATGGAGAAGTTCAGAACCAATTAAGAATCATATTGGCAGACTACCCTAAATTTGTAGAAAGTAGGGGCATCAGAAATGGAGCAGACCCGATAGTAATAGCCACAAGTAAGGCGCATGATTTGACAGTGGTCAGCGAAGAGCAACTCTCTTTGGATGGAAAACGAGTAAAAATTCCCAACGTCTGCCAAGACATTGGGGTTAACTGTATCAACTTCATGACCTTAATTAAGGAGGTGAAGCTGAGGATTTAG
- a CDS encoding alpha/beta fold hydrolase, giving the protein MSGPSPTVQEVWVEHPQGRLYTRSWTPAGATLGTPAPILLVHDSLGSVELWRDFPEALCAATGRRVIAYDRLGFGRSSPRQGPLPPDFIADEARTTVPLLRAQLGLETLIALGHSVGGGMAVHCAAQWPQACVGLVTESAQVVAEEQTLDGIRHAQQQFRQAGQRERLARYHGDRADWVLDAWIRTWLDPAFASWSLASVLPQVGCPVLAIHGSDDEFGSRRHPELIAALCRGPVQVEIIEGAHHVPHREDPERIVALIAGFVAALP; this is encoded by the coding sequence GTGTCCGGGCCGTCCCCCACCGTGCAGGAGGTCTGGGTCGAGCATCCCCAGGGCCGCCTGTACACCCGCAGCTGGACTCCGGCCGGTGCCACCCTGGGCACCCCGGCGCCCATCCTGCTGGTTCACGACTCCCTGGGTTCCGTCGAGCTGTGGCGTGACTTTCCAGAGGCGCTGTGTGCGGCAACCGGCCGTCGGGTCATCGCCTACGACCGGCTGGGGTTCGGCCGCTCCAGCCCCCGGCAGGGCCCCCTGCCCCCCGATTTCATCGCCGACGAGGCCCGGACGACCGTGCCGCTGCTGCGGGCCCAGCTGGGCCTGGAGACCCTGATCGCGCTGGGCCATAGCGTGGGGGGCGGCATGGCCGTGCACTGCGCCGCGCAGTGGCCGCAGGCGTGCGTGGGACTCGTCACGGAGTCGGCGCAGGTCGTTGCCGAGGAACAGACGCTGGATGGGATCCGCCACGCGCAGCAGCAGTTCCGGCAGGCCGGGCAGCGTGAGCGCCTCGCGCGCTACCACGGCGACCGGGCCGACTGGGTGCTGGACGCCTGGATCCGCACGTGGCTGGACCCGGCATTCGCGTCGTGGTCGCTGGCCTCCGTGCTGCCGCAGGTGGGCTGCCCGGTGCTGGCCATCCACGGCTCGGACGACGAGTTCGGCTCGCGCCGTCATCCGGAGCTGATCGCGGCCCTGTGCCGTGGCCCGGTTCAGGTCGAGATCATCGAGGGGGCCCACCACGTCCCGCACCGCGAAGACCCGGAGCGGATCGTGGCCCTGATCGCCGGCTTCGTGGCGGCGCTTCCGTGA
- a CDS encoding VOC family protein, producing the protein MTLSIHSSFLPHTDPAATLAFYRDTLGFEVRSDVEYGGRHWITVGPAGQPGTSVVLYPPDATPGLSDTERRTVAEMMAKGTYATLLLATPDLDATFERVQTGTVDVVQEPMDQPYGVRDCAVRDPAGNLIRIQEVRS; encoded by the coding sequence ATGACCCTCTCCATCCACTCCAGCTTTCTGCCGCACACCGACCCCGCCGCCACCCTGGCGTTCTACCGCGACACCCTGGGCTTCGAGGTGCGCAGCGACGTCGAGTACGGCGGCCGGCACTGGATCACCGTCGGCCCCGCCGGGCAGCCCGGCACCAGCGTCGTCCTGTACCCGCCCGACGCCACGCCCGGCCTGAGCGACACGGAGCGCCGCACGGTCGCCGAGATGATGGCCAAGGGTACCTACGCCACGCTGCTCCTCGCCACACCCGACCTCGACGCCACCTTCGAGCGGGTGCAGACCGGCACGGTGGACGTCGTGCAGGAGCCCATGGATCAGCCGTACGGCGTCCGCGACTGCGCCGTGCGCGACCCCGCCGGGAACCTCATCCGCATTCAGGAGGTGCGGTCGTGA
- a CDS encoding SDR family oxidoreductase, translating to MTKTLLVTGGSRGIGAATATLAAQAGYAVALSYRRDAAAAAEVVRGIEAVGGRALAVRADVGVEADVARLFEAVRVELGPLSALVNNAGTLERQGRVDELDAARLTRILTTNVIGSFLCAGAAVRAMSMRYGGAGGVIVNVSSRAAVLGSGGEYVDYAASKGAVDTLTVGLAREVAAEGIRVCGVRPGVIDTDIHALGGEPGRVTRVAPGIPLGRGGTAHEVAEAIVWLLSPGASYVTGTLLDVSGGR from the coding sequence ATGACCAAGACCCTCCTCGTCACCGGCGGCAGCCGAGGCATCGGTGCGGCGACCGCCACCCTCGCAGCCCAGGCGGGCTACGCGGTGGCCCTCTCCTACCGCCGGGATGCGGCCGCGGCGGCCGAGGTGGTGCGCGGGATCGAGGCGGTGGGCGGCCGGGCGCTGGCGGTGCGGGCGGACGTGGGCGTGGAGGCGGATGTGGCGCGGCTGTTCGAGGCGGTGCGGGTGGAGCTGGGCCCGCTGTCGGCGCTGGTGAACAACGCGGGGACGCTGGAGAGACAGGGGCGTGTGGACGAGCTGGACGCGGCCCGCCTGACGCGCATCCTGACGACGAACGTGATCGGGTCGTTCCTGTGCGCGGGCGCGGCGGTGCGGGCCATGTCGATGCGGTATGGCGGGGCGGGGGGCGTGATCGTGAACGTGTCGTCGCGGGCGGCGGTGCTGGGGTCGGGCGGGGAGTACGTGGATTACGCGGCGTCGAAGGGCGCGGTGGACACGCTGACGGTGGGGCTGGCGCGGGAGGTGGCGGCGGAGGGCATCCGTGTGTGCGGGGTTCGGCCGGGCGTGATCGACACGGACATCCACGCGCTGGGCGGCGAGCCGGGGCGGGTGACGCGCGTGGCCCCGGGCATTCCCCTGGGGCGGGGCGGCACGGCGCATGAGGTGGCGGAGGCGATCGTGTGGCTGCTGTCGCCGGGGGCGTCGTATGTGACGGGCACGCTGCTGGACGTGAGCGGCGGACGTTAA
- a CDS encoding molybdopterin oxidoreductase family protein, producing MTASPTRDVLLTCPLDCPDACRLKVTVGRDTPDGPERMLKVTGDAAHPVTRGFACVKTVHYPARANHPERPLFPLRRVNPKTDAEPVWERVTWDAALDDIAARLRTLLDTRGPSSILRYTYAGTMGLMEGHHAHALFRALGTPELDETICASAGTAAWTMGYGTRYGVDPHDVAHARLIVLWGINSLSTNSHLTPHLTAARKAGARIVCVDPYRNRTAAFADEHLKIVPGTDAALALGVMHELFAHGWTDVAYIAEATQGVEELRQAAAEWTPERTASVTGLDAETVRAFARAIGTTRPTYIRVGYGMTRHETGGTNLRAVTLIPALTGDWRHRGGGCTLSTSGAFKLNRTRLGAQHLLPADVPHVNMNELATALRPEGDFGAAFLYNCNPAVVAPDSARVRAGLQRQDLLVVVLEQAMTDTARLADYVLPATTFAEHPDLYTSYGHHWLGHNPQAIDAPGETRPNSWVFQQLARRLGVTDPSVYWTVDELMAELLNTDHPHLHGITPERLKAEGSVPLTLPDDFQPYAHGAETPSGKVQLSPAPTYVPPVATLNAEYPIRLLTPPAHHFLNSTYGTLDNLNRAEGTEPHVMIHPADAAAYALEDGAHATLTSEIGTVQRRVRVTDAVQPGVAVLEGTWWGLSAPDGESINAITAQTLTDLGGGSTFHNTRIRVEPKT from the coding sequence ATGACGGCCTCCCCGACCCGCGACGTGCTGCTCACCTGCCCGCTCGACTGCCCGGACGCGTGCCGCCTGAAGGTCACGGTGGGCCGTGACACGCCGGACGGCCCCGAGCGGATGCTGAAGGTCACGGGGGACGCCGCGCACCCGGTCACGAGGGGCTTCGCGTGCGTGAAGACCGTGCACTACCCCGCCCGCGCCAACCACCCCGAGCGGCCCCTGTTCCCCCTGCGGCGCGTGAACCCCAAGACGGACGCCGAGCCGGTGTGGGAGCGCGTGACGTGGGACGCCGCCCTGGACGACATCGCCGCCCGCCTGCGGACGCTGCTGGACACGCGCGGCCCTTCAAGCATCCTGCGCTACACGTACGCGGGCACCATGGGCCTGATGGAGGGGCACCACGCGCACGCCCTGTTCCGCGCGCTGGGCACGCCGGAACTCGACGAGACGATCTGCGCGTCGGCGGGCACGGCCGCGTGGACGATGGGCTACGGCACCCGCTACGGCGTCGACCCGCACGACGTGGCGCACGCGCGGCTGATCGTGCTGTGGGGCATCAATTCCCTCAGCACCAACAGCCACCTGACGCCGCACCTGACGGCGGCGCGGAAGGCCGGCGCGCGGATCGTCTGCGTCGACCCGTACCGCAACCGCACGGCGGCGTTCGCGGACGAGCACCTGAAGATCGTGCCCGGCACGGACGCGGCCCTCGCGCTGGGCGTGATGCACGAGCTGTTCGCGCACGGCTGGACGGACGTGGCCTACATCGCGGAGGCCACGCAGGGCGTCGAGGAACTGCGGCAGGCCGCCGCCGAATGGACGCCCGAACGCACCGCGTCCGTCACCGGCCTGGACGCCGAGACCGTCCGCGCGTTCGCCCGCGCCATCGGCACCACGCGGCCCACCTACATCCGCGTGGGGTACGGCATGACGCGGCACGAGACGGGCGGCACGAATCTGCGCGCCGTCACGCTGATTCCCGCCCTGACCGGCGACTGGCGACACCGGGGCGGCGGCTGCACCCTGAGCACCAGCGGGGCGTTCAAGCTCAACCGCACGCGGCTGGGCGCGCAGCACCTCCTGCCCGCAGACGTGCCGCACGTGAACATGAACGAACTGGCGACCGCCCTGCGCCCCGAGGGGGATTTTGGCGCGGCGTTCCTGTACAACTGCAACCCCGCCGTCGTCGCGCCCGACAGCGCCCGCGTCCGCGCCGGCCTCCAGCGCCAAGACCTGCTGGTGGTCGTGCTGGAACAGGCCATGACCGACACCGCCCGCCTCGCCGACTACGTGCTGCCCGCCACCACCTTCGCCGAGCACCCCGACCTGTACACCAGCTACGGACACCACTGGCTGGGCCACAACCCCCAGGCCATCGACGCGCCCGGCGAGACCCGCCCGAACTCGTGGGTGTTCCAGCAGCTCGCGCGCCGCCTGGGCGTCACCGACCCCAGCGTGTACTGGACGGTGGACGAGCTGATGGCCGAGCTGCTGAATACCGACCACCCGCACCTGCACGGCATCACGCCCGAACGCCTGAAGGCCGAGGGCAGCGTGCCGCTCACCCTCCCGGACGACTTCCAGCCGTACGCGCACGGCGCGGAGACGCCCAGCGGGAAGGTGCAGCTCTCGCCCGCGCCCACGTACGTCCCGCCCGTTGCCACGCTGAACGCCGAATACCCCATCCGGCTGCTCACGCCGCCCGCGCACCACTTCCTGAACAGCACCTACGGCACCCTGGACAACCTGAACCGCGCCGAGGGCACCGAACCGCACGTCATGATCCACCCCGCCGACGCCGCCGCCTACGCCCTGGAGGACGGAGCCCACGCCACCCTGACCAGCGAGATCGGCACCGTGCAGCGCCGCGTCCGCGTGACCGATGCGGTGCAGCCCGGCGTGGCCGTGCTGGAAGGGACGTGGTGGGGCCTCAGCGCCCCCGACGGCGAGAGCATCAACGCCATCACCGCCCAGACCCTGACCGACCTGGGCGGCGGGAGCACGTTCCACAACACGCGGATACGGGTGGAGCCGAAGACCTAA